From the genome of Bombus huntii isolate Logan2020A unplaced genomic scaffold, iyBomHunt1.1 ctg00000110.1, whole genome shotgun sequence, one region includes:
- the LOC126877007 gene encoding venom serine protease Bi-VSP-like: MEVQMPVIKNAECKIAYSKFPNAPDITDGIICAEHAQGGEDSCTADRGGPLLIQHELTSYLIGIVSYAYKCGTAGYPSVYTRVTSYLDFILQAMQ, encoded by the exons atggaagtacaaatgccagtgattaagaacgccgaatgcaaaatagcttattccaaatttcctaatgcacctgatatcactgatggtataatatgcgccgaacatgctcagggtggagaggattcttgtacg gctgaccgcggcggaccactgctgatacaacatgaattaacctcgtatttaataggtattgtgtcttatgcttataagtgcggcacagctgggtatcccagcgtttacactagggtcacatcgtaccttgacttcattctccaagcgatgcaataa